One Cryptomeria japonica chromosome 9, Sugi_1.0, whole genome shotgun sequence genomic window carries:
- the LOC131059015 gene encoding protein PLASTID MOVEMENT IMPAIRED 1-RELATED 1 isoform X1: MKKKNSNLVDEDDNRFNRVLQRSRHHDQSNKESPLRKLNKFHRPTMSCGSENNTSLALLFSQDAKENRPPDLKESLAEKNKKKKRNIWKWRPMRSLGSHSSGDPLPCIFSVYVDSIHGLSSVMNGVHCFVKLHKKNEDNVNVQSRPCRIINGTADIDETLQLHSTVTCSSKIKHGCNIWVSVCGVEMGGTAFSTHCLDLSRLVPQGPCLASSSSWATTLKLTGKTKGALLVATFACQLVRDVGGDSHNDGLGQSRVCTTPQSEVQQSKSPSVSDLDLNEVPSLKSLGLEEDRSLTPAAEAPKLEFANQKRVSCDESNCRVLLNAKSESSSEIRALLLENDTNLASTSSQLPSMSNLDSSNGGNKPTLNSSWGDDDVMFSVVEQGVEVEYSAVEQGLGMETLSTRGLQEEEMISSENTQPRVDCDWWEGREDTYRGFQEHMQVIEEELARLEARLDANDCWEEKLQVTENCNTEDVLEEKLALHESHAEASLSDKNMRRSSFSVDGKWKIEEGLGERLCLIESCIVEDNLKESQNQLSDRTWEQSEEDKEKLEERFLNEIQGYALEKQMVNCNSDEDIDSVTDEFLNLLERGHNASDVMPRREVNSLCTLFQREYELDVASQITLDSGVEVDKEMQASFMDNLEMEMQKNEQVLRSKTRAKILEDAETQALMQEWGLNENAFELSSPKSNCLSASSGLMRNLIFSPALERGIGSVVQTRDGGYIRSMNPRHFVNSKIGGKLVMHVSKPLVMSAEMGSTAIDILRRMAATGMDTLASQAMVAMPLEDIAGKTIEQVMLEGSSALEGLLHEADRNKSSGRGYTAEKSESDLSVFSSDDTPITNRVKLGFEKEGYKSGERNFPGKSTKDFLDGYVSAEDLAPLAMQKIEALALEGLKIQSDMADEDAPYHVDSLPLVDSDNGDTKIGYMAEIDQVASINMLASKEADESTNQVVGTMSSAISFQKWMEINARFSSENGAHTTYAIKADQVSLNTNAKKNDSRRKRDDSRSNCVNKTITITMLVQLRDPLRNFEPVGPPMIALIQTERVIKSPRPKLSKQVSTRTTDELEEDEVEDQKDLPIEPQFKITEVHMAGLKAPKTEEKKGWFFQKWGSKKQEQAGSRWLIANGMTKNNKPAPLKSKALPIQSKTTVVQPGETLWSISSRVHGTGSKWQEIASLNPHIRNPDIIFPNQTIRTK; the protein is encoded by the exons atgaaaaagaaaaattcaaatcttgttgatgaagatgacaACAGATTCAACCGTGTTCTTCAGAGATCAAGACACCATGATCAATCTAATAAGGAATCTCCCCTCAGAAAGCTCAACAAATTTCACAGACCCACAATGTCCTGTGGCTCAGAGAACAACACCAGCCTTGCCCTTCTGTTTTCACAGGATGCAAAAGAGAACAGACCTCCTGATCTCAAGGAATCTCTTGctgaaaagaataagaagaaaaagaggaatatCTGGAAATGGAGGCCCATGAGATCATTAGGATCCCATTCATCAGGTGACCCCCTTCCCTGCATTTTTTCAGTGTATGTTGATAGTATTCACGGTTTGTCTTCTGTGATGAATGGCGTGCACTGTTTTGTTAAGTTGCATAAGAAGAATGAAGACAATGTCAATGTGCAGAGCAGGCCTTGTAGGATCATAAATGGGACTGCAGATATTGACGAGACTCTGCAACTCCACAGCACTGTGACCTGCAGTAGCAAGATCAAACATGGATGCAACATCTGGGTCTCTGTCTGTGGGGTTGAAATGGGTGGAACTGCATTCAGTACCCATTGTCTTGATTTATCAAGGTTGGTACCTCAGGGGCCTTGTCTGGCCAGTAGCAGCAGTTGGGCTACTACTCTGAAGCTCACTGGCAAGACCAAGGGTGCCCTGCTAGTTGCCACGTTTGCATGCCAACTTGTAAGAGATGTGGGAGGAGATAGCCACAATGATGGACTTGGACAGAGCAGAGTGTGTACCACCCCTCAATCTGAGGTTCAGCAGAGTAAATCGCCTTCAGTGTCTGATTTGGATCTCAATGAGGTGCCTTCTCTGAAATCACTGGGCTTAGAAGAGGACAGATCTCTGACTCCCGCTGCAGAGGCCCCCAAATTGGAGTTTGCAAATCAGAAACGTGTATCCTGTGATGAAAGCAACTGTCGGGTATTGCTTAACGCAAAATCTGAGAGTTCTTCTGAGATACGTGCACTGCTACTCGAAAATGACACAAACCTGGCATCCACAAGCTCTCAGCTTCCATCTATGAGCAATTTGGACTCTAGTAATGGTGGCAACAAGCCCACTTTAAACAGCAGCTGGGGAGATGATGATGTGATGTTCAGTGTTGTAGAGCAGGGTGTAGAGGTAGAGTACAGTGCTGTTGAACAAGGTTTGGGAATGGAAACTCTGTCTACAAGAGGCCTTCAGGAGGAAGAGATGATTTCTTCTGAGAATACACAACCACGTGTGGATTGTGACTGGTGGGAAGGTAGAGAGGATACTTATAGGGGATTCCAAGAGCATATGCAGGTAATTGAAGAGGAGTTGGCAAGGCTGGAAGCTCGTTTGGATGCCAATGATTGCTGGGAGGAGAAGTTACAAGTGACCGAAAACTGCAACACAGAGGATGTTTTGGAAGAAAAGTTGGCGTTACATGAAAGTCATGCAGAGGCTAGCTTGAGTGATAAGAACATGAGAAGATCAAGTTTTTCTGTAGATGGAAAATGGAAGATAGAGGAGGGACTAGGAGAGAGGCTGTGTCTAATTGAAAGTTGTATTGTAGAGGATAATCTAAAAGAAAGCCAAAACCAACTATCAGATAGAACTTGGGAGCAATCTGAGGAAGACAAGGAGAAATTGGAAGAGAGATTTCTTAATGAGATCCAAGGATATGCACTGGAAAAGCAAATGGTAAACTGTAATTCTGATGAGGACATTGATTCTGTAACAGATGAGTTTCTGAATCTATTAGAGAGAGGTCATAATGCCAGCGACGTCATGCCAAGAAGGGAGGTGAATTCTCTGTGCACATTGTTTCAAAGAGAGTATGAACTAGACGTGGCTTCACAAATCACTCTTGATTCAGGTGTTGAAGTGGACAAAGAGATGCAAGCATCTTTCATGGATAATCTAGAGATGGAGATGCAGAAGAATGAACAGGTTTTGCGCAGCAAGACACGTGCAAAGATCCTGGAGGATGCAGAGACACAGGCCTTAATGCAAGAGTGGGGATTGAATGAGAATGCCTTTGAGCTTTCTTCTCCAAAATCAAACTGTCTTTCTGCTTCTAGTGGTTTGATGAGAAATTTAATCTTCTCACCTGCTCTTGAAAGGGGCATCGGATCAGTAGTTCAAACCAGAGATGGCGGGTACATCAGATCAATGAATCCTAGGCATTTTGTGAATAGCAAGATTGGTGGGAAGTTAGTAATGCATGTGTCCAAACCTTTAGTGATGTCAGCTGAAATGGGATCCACTGCCATTGACATATTGCGAAGAATGGCTGCTACAGGCATGGATACTTTGGCATCTCAAGCTATGGTGGCCATGCCCTTAGAAGATATTGCTGGCAAAACCATTGAACAGGTCATGCTGGAAGGGTCAAGTGCGCTGGAAGGACTGTTGCATGAAGCTGATAGAAATAAGTCATCTGGTAGAgg GTATACTGCAGAAAAATCGGAAAGTGACCTTAGTGTGTTCAGCAGCGATGACACTCCAATAACAAACAGAGTCAAGTTGGGTTTTGAGAAAGAAGGATACAAATCTGGAGAAAGAAATTTCCCAGGAAAAAGTACAAAAGACTTTTTGGATGGGTATGTGTCTGCAGAAGACCTTGCCCCTTTGGCAATGCAGAAAATTGAGGCCCTTGCACTAGAGGGGTTGAAGATCCAATCAGATATGGCAGATGAAGATGCACCCTACCATGTAGATTCACTACCATTGGTTGACTCTGACAATGGAGATACAAAGATAGGATACATGGCAGAGATAGATCAAGTTGCCAGTATCAATATGCTTGCTAGCAAGGAGGCAGATGAAAGCACAAACCAAGTGGTAGGGACAATGTCAAGTGCTATCTCATTTCAGAAGTGGATGGAGATCAATGCCAGGTTTTCTTCTGAGAATGGAGCACATACTACATATGCCATTAAGGCTGATCAAGTATCACTTAatacaaatgcaaaaaaaaatgatagcAGAAGGAAGCGGGATGATTCAAGGTCGAACTGTGTGAACAAAACTATTACAATTACAATGCTTGTTCAGCTGCGAGATCCTCTTAGGAATTTTGAACCTGTCGGTCCACCGATGATAGCACTAATTCAAACAGAACGTGTCATCAAGTCTCCTCGCCCCAAGCTTAGTAAGCAAGTCTCAACAAGAACAACTGATGAATTAGAAGAAGACGAAGTTGAAGACCAGAAAGATCTTCCAATTGAGCCTCAATTCAAGATAACTGAAGTTCACATGGCAGGACTCAAAGCTCCCAAGACCGAAGAGAAGAAAGGATGGTTTTTCCAAAAATGGGGTAGTAAGAAACAGGAACAAGCAGGTTCCCGTTGGCTTATAGCCAATGGGATGACCAAGAATAACAAACCTGCTCCCCTCAAGTCTAAAGCATTGCCAATTCAATCAAAAACCACAGTTGTACAGCCAGGTGAAACTCTATGGAGCATTTCATCTAGGGTTCATGGTACAGGATCAAAATGGCAAGAAATTGCTTCTCTCAATCCTCATATTAGAAATCCAGACATCATTTTTCCAAATCAGACAATTAGAACAAAATAG
- the LOC131059015 gene encoding protein PLASTID MOVEMENT IMPAIRED 1-RELATED 1 isoform X2, with protein MEAHEIIRIPFIRPCRIINGTADIDETLQLHSTVTCSSKIKHGCNIWVSVCGVEMGGTAFSTHCLDLSRLVPQGPCLASSSSWATTLKLTGKTKGALLVATFACQLVRDVGGDSHNDGLGQSRVCTTPQSEVQQSKSPSVSDLDLNEVPSLKSLGLEEDRSLTPAAEAPKLEFANQKRVSCDESNCRVLLNAKSESSSEIRALLLENDTNLASTSSQLPSMSNLDSSNGGNKPTLNSSWGDDDVMFSVVEQGVEVEYSAVEQGLGMETLSTRGLQEEEMISSENTQPRVDCDWWEGREDTYRGFQEHMQVIEEELARLEARLDANDCWEEKLQVTENCNTEDVLEEKLALHESHAEASLSDKNMRRSSFSVDGKWKIEEGLGERLCLIESCIVEDNLKESQNQLSDRTWEQSEEDKEKLEERFLNEIQGYALEKQMVNCNSDEDIDSVTDEFLNLLERGHNASDVMPRREVNSLCTLFQREYELDVASQITLDSGVEVDKEMQASFMDNLEMEMQKNEQVLRSKTRAKILEDAETQALMQEWGLNENAFELSSPKSNCLSASSGLMRNLIFSPALERGIGSVVQTRDGGYIRSMNPRHFVNSKIGGKLVMHVSKPLVMSAEMGSTAIDILRRMAATGMDTLASQAMVAMPLEDIAGKTIEQVMLEGSSALEGLLHEADRNKSSGRGYTAEKSESDLSVFSSDDTPITNRVKLGFEKEGYKSGERNFPGKSTKDFLDGYVSAEDLAPLAMQKIEALALEGLKIQSDMADEDAPYHVDSLPLVDSDNGDTKIGYMAEIDQVASINMLASKEADESTNQVVGTMSSAISFQKWMEINARFSSENGAHTTYAIKADQVSLNTNAKKNDSRRKRDDSRSNCVNKTITITMLVQLRDPLRNFEPVGPPMIALIQTERVIKSPRPKLSKQVSTRTTDELEEDEVEDQKDLPIEPQFKITEVHMAGLKAPKTEEKKGWFFQKWGSKKQEQAGSRWLIANGMTKNNKPAPLKSKALPIQSKTTVVQPGETLWSISSRVHGTGSKWQEIASLNPHIRNPDIIFPNQTIRTK; from the exons ATGGAGGCCCATGAGATCATTAGGATCCCATTCATCAG GCCTTGTAGGATCATAAATGGGACTGCAGATATTGACGAGACTCTGCAACTCCACAGCACTGTGACCTGCAGTAGCAAGATCAAACATGGATGCAACATCTGGGTCTCTGTCTGTGGGGTTGAAATGGGTGGAACTGCATTCAGTACCCATTGTCTTGATTTATCAAGGTTGGTACCTCAGGGGCCTTGTCTGGCCAGTAGCAGCAGTTGGGCTACTACTCTGAAGCTCACTGGCAAGACCAAGGGTGCCCTGCTAGTTGCCACGTTTGCATGCCAACTTGTAAGAGATGTGGGAGGAGATAGCCACAATGATGGACTTGGACAGAGCAGAGTGTGTACCACCCCTCAATCTGAGGTTCAGCAGAGTAAATCGCCTTCAGTGTCTGATTTGGATCTCAATGAGGTGCCTTCTCTGAAATCACTGGGCTTAGAAGAGGACAGATCTCTGACTCCCGCTGCAGAGGCCCCCAAATTGGAGTTTGCAAATCAGAAACGTGTATCCTGTGATGAAAGCAACTGTCGGGTATTGCTTAACGCAAAATCTGAGAGTTCTTCTGAGATACGTGCACTGCTACTCGAAAATGACACAAACCTGGCATCCACAAGCTCTCAGCTTCCATCTATGAGCAATTTGGACTCTAGTAATGGTGGCAACAAGCCCACTTTAAACAGCAGCTGGGGAGATGATGATGTGATGTTCAGTGTTGTAGAGCAGGGTGTAGAGGTAGAGTACAGTGCTGTTGAACAAGGTTTGGGAATGGAAACTCTGTCTACAAGAGGCCTTCAGGAGGAAGAGATGATTTCTTCTGAGAATACACAACCACGTGTGGATTGTGACTGGTGGGAAGGTAGAGAGGATACTTATAGGGGATTCCAAGAGCATATGCAGGTAATTGAAGAGGAGTTGGCAAGGCTGGAAGCTCGTTTGGATGCCAATGATTGCTGGGAGGAGAAGTTACAAGTGACCGAAAACTGCAACACAGAGGATGTTTTGGAAGAAAAGTTGGCGTTACATGAAAGTCATGCAGAGGCTAGCTTGAGTGATAAGAACATGAGAAGATCAAGTTTTTCTGTAGATGGAAAATGGAAGATAGAGGAGGGACTAGGAGAGAGGCTGTGTCTAATTGAAAGTTGTATTGTAGAGGATAATCTAAAAGAAAGCCAAAACCAACTATCAGATAGAACTTGGGAGCAATCTGAGGAAGACAAGGAGAAATTGGAAGAGAGATTTCTTAATGAGATCCAAGGATATGCACTGGAAAAGCAAATGGTAAACTGTAATTCTGATGAGGACATTGATTCTGTAACAGATGAGTTTCTGAATCTATTAGAGAGAGGTCATAATGCCAGCGACGTCATGCCAAGAAGGGAGGTGAATTCTCTGTGCACATTGTTTCAAAGAGAGTATGAACTAGACGTGGCTTCACAAATCACTCTTGATTCAGGTGTTGAAGTGGACAAAGAGATGCAAGCATCTTTCATGGATAATCTAGAGATGGAGATGCAGAAGAATGAACAGGTTTTGCGCAGCAAGACACGTGCAAAGATCCTGGAGGATGCAGAGACACAGGCCTTAATGCAAGAGTGGGGATTGAATGAGAATGCCTTTGAGCTTTCTTCTCCAAAATCAAACTGTCTTTCTGCTTCTAGTGGTTTGATGAGAAATTTAATCTTCTCACCTGCTCTTGAAAGGGGCATCGGATCAGTAGTTCAAACCAGAGATGGCGGGTACATCAGATCAATGAATCCTAGGCATTTTGTGAATAGCAAGATTGGTGGGAAGTTAGTAATGCATGTGTCCAAACCTTTAGTGATGTCAGCTGAAATGGGATCCACTGCCATTGACATATTGCGAAGAATGGCTGCTACAGGCATGGATACTTTGGCATCTCAAGCTATGGTGGCCATGCCCTTAGAAGATATTGCTGGCAAAACCATTGAACAGGTCATGCTGGAAGGGTCAAGTGCGCTGGAAGGACTGTTGCATGAAGCTGATAGAAATAAGTCATCTGGTAGAgg GTATACTGCAGAAAAATCGGAAAGTGACCTTAGTGTGTTCAGCAGCGATGACACTCCAATAACAAACAGAGTCAAGTTGGGTTTTGAGAAAGAAGGATACAAATCTGGAGAAAGAAATTTCCCAGGAAAAAGTACAAAAGACTTTTTGGATGGGTATGTGTCTGCAGAAGACCTTGCCCCTTTGGCAATGCAGAAAATTGAGGCCCTTGCACTAGAGGGGTTGAAGATCCAATCAGATATGGCAGATGAAGATGCACCCTACCATGTAGATTCACTACCATTGGTTGACTCTGACAATGGAGATACAAAGATAGGATACATGGCAGAGATAGATCAAGTTGCCAGTATCAATATGCTTGCTAGCAAGGAGGCAGATGAAAGCACAAACCAAGTGGTAGGGACAATGTCAAGTGCTATCTCATTTCAGAAGTGGATGGAGATCAATGCCAGGTTTTCTTCTGAGAATGGAGCACATACTACATATGCCATTAAGGCTGATCAAGTATCACTTAatacaaatgcaaaaaaaaatgatagcAGAAGGAAGCGGGATGATTCAAGGTCGAACTGTGTGAACAAAACTATTACAATTACAATGCTTGTTCAGCTGCGAGATCCTCTTAGGAATTTTGAACCTGTCGGTCCACCGATGATAGCACTAATTCAAACAGAACGTGTCATCAAGTCTCCTCGCCCCAAGCTTAGTAAGCAAGTCTCAACAAGAACAACTGATGAATTAGAAGAAGACGAAGTTGAAGACCAGAAAGATCTTCCAATTGAGCCTCAATTCAAGATAACTGAAGTTCACATGGCAGGACTCAAAGCTCCCAAGACCGAAGAGAAGAAAGGATGGTTTTTCCAAAAATGGGGTAGTAAGAAACAGGAACAAGCAGGTTCCCGTTGGCTTATAGCCAATGGGATGACCAAGAATAACAAACCTGCTCCCCTCAAGTCTAAAGCATTGCCAATTCAATCAAAAACCACAGTTGTACAGCCAGGTGAAACTCTATGGAGCATTTCATCTAGGGTTCATGGTACAGGATCAAAATGGCAAGAAATTGCTTCTCTCAATCCTCATATTAGAAATCCAGACATCATTTTTCCAAATCAGACAATTAGAACAAAATAG